In a single window of the Papaver somniferum cultivar HN1 chromosome 8, ASM357369v1, whole genome shotgun sequence genome:
- the LOC113305394 gene encoding cytochrome P450 71A1-like: MAIEVLKNQDLLFANRPFAAAGKALLYGCTDIGFSSYSEYLRKIRKICSFELLSIRRIKTFKFVREEEIQILTRKIKLISTEINLSEMLLALSNDIICRCTLGKKYEKGGNKRYSELPEEVTKLLGAVCFGDLFPSLKFLDVLTGFTGKLKMLSKEVDAFLDQVIDEHLTKQEGDNVQEERKEYFVDILLASQTEQLNLTRNNVKAILLDMFIGGTDSSSTTLTWAMSELIKKPALMKKAQDEVRGVIGKKTKVEEDDISQMKYLRCIIKETLRLHPPVPLLIPRKNFTSTKIKGYDIPPNTTVFINAWAIQRDLKFWDEPEEFRPERFVDNPIEYTGSKDYEFMPFGAGRRGCPGIPFGVLVVELVLANLLFWFDWELPDGTDYEKLDMTENFGMNVSKKIHLCVFAMPHFP, encoded by the exons ATGGCAATAGAAGTCTTGAAAAACCAAGATCTTCTTTTTGCAAATAGGCCTTTTGCTGCTGCTGGTAAAGCTCTTCTCTATGGATGCACTGACATTGGTTTCTCATCTTACAGCGAATACTTGAGGAAAATTCGAAAGATTTGCTCTTTCGAGTTGTTGAGTATAAGAAGAATTAAAACATTCAAGTTTGTCAGGGAGGAAGAAATACAGATTCTGACCAGAAAGATAAAACTCATTTCCACAGAGATTAATTTGAGTGAAATGTTACTTGCTCTCTCAAATGACATAATCTGTAGGTGTACTCTTGGCAAGAAGTATGAAAAGGGTGGCAACAAAAGGTATAGTGAATTGCCAGAGGAGGTGACCAAGCTATTGGGCGCCGTCTGTTTCGGAGATTTGTTCCCGTCATTGAAGTTTTTGGATGTTCTAACTGGATTTACCGGTAAGCTGAAAATGCTATCCAAAGAAGTGGATGCGTTTCTTGATCAAGTAATAGACGAGCACCTTACTAAGCAAGAAGGTGATAATGTCCAAGAAGAAAGGAAGGAATACTTTGTAGATATTCTGCTCGCAAGCCAGACGGAACAACTAAACCTCACAAGAAACAATGTGAAAGCCATTCTACTG GACATGTTTATTGGTGGAACTGATTCATCATCAACAACCTTGACATGGGCGATGTCAGAACTGATCAAGAagccagcactgatgaagaaagCCCAAGATGAGGTAAGAGGAGTAATCGGAAAGAAAACAAAGGTGGAAGAAGATGATATAAGCCAAATGAAGTATTTAAGATGCATTATTAAAGAAACTCTCCGGTTACATCCTCCAGTACCACTTCTGATTCCGCGAAAGAACTTCACTAGTACAAAAATAAAAGGTTATGACATCCCACCAAATACAACAGTATTCATTAATGCATGGGCAATTCAGAGGGACTTGAAGTTTTGGGATGAACCGGAAGAGTTTCGGCCAGAGAGATTTGTCGACAATCCAATAGAATACACGGGGAGCAAGGATTATGAGTTTATGCCCTTTGGTGCTGGAAGAAGAGGGTGCCCAGGGATACCATTTGGTGTTTTGGTCGTTGAGCTTGTTCTTGCTAACCTCTTGTTTTGGTTTGATTGGGAGCTTCCTGATGGCACCGACTATGAGAAGCTAGACATGACTGAAAATTTTGGTATGAATGTCTCTAAAAAGATCCATCTGTGCGTCTTCGCTATGCCTCATTTTCCTTGA